The Rosa rugosa chromosome 3, drRosRugo1.1, whole genome shotgun sequence sequence TTGGTAGACTTCCTCAGCTCCATTACGGCCAAGCCGTACCTTGGTTGCAAAGAAAGGAAGTTCTGTAACCTGTCATAGACGCCAAACATTACAATTGGTTGTTAATAAGTTCCGAACTCCacaaaaaagaaaggaagaacaCAGTACCTGAGATGCAACAAAAGAGCATTCCACAACACCAGCATCTCCTCTCAAGCCACGAAGGCATGCATCCGCAAACTTGACAGCTGCATATGCCTGTAAGTATGTTGAAGTCAGATTTCTTGTATAATCCCAAATGATTGATTTCTGTACTTAGAAATTGTGCTAATTTGAAATGACTTACCATTGATAATGTTGCCGAGCCAGCCCCAGCCTTTGCCTGCAATTTTGTGAATAATAAGTTAATTGAATTGTGTATGGTTTTTGTCACAAAAATACATACAGAAGCAATAAGAAGCAGACCAGTTATTAGTACAGGGAGTATTGAAGACTAGTACAGATGTAACAGATGAGTAAGAGGCTGCCATTATTTTGTCCTTGAGCAGAAGCAATCTAACAGTAGTAGCTCCGGGAACAGAGATAAAATAAAACAGAATTCTTTTTCTTGAATTCATGTAATTCTATCTGTGGCATTACCTCAACAACTTCTGTTCCACCATTTTGAATACGATCAGTCAGGTATTCTGTTTCTTCTCGAGTGAAGGAGCAAGGAGGCTTGACCTGTATAGAGAGAAACGTTATTAGAATCTTGATCACTTTTACTGTACTGCAGCCAGTTTACCATTTCTAGACAACAAAACAAGCTGAAAATGCTGAAATTTGTAACCACACTCTGGAATACCTGCGACAGAAGGGGCAAAATGGTCACTCCAGAATGGCCTCCAACAACCGGAACATCAACTTCTCTAGGATCAAGTCCCAGAACTTCAGCCTGCATCAAAGTACGAGTAAGATGACAACGAAAGCCATGAGTGCTGAACTGCTGATGATAGGAAGCTTAACATGCAGAATGTTCATTGAAGGATACTTACAACGAATGTGTTTGCTCTCACGACATCAAGCATTGTAACCCCTAGCAGTCGCTTTGGGTCATAAGTACCAGCTTTCTTGAAAACCTCAGCTGCTATAGGAACTGTAGAGTTCACTGGATTACTGATCAAGTTGACAATTGCTCTAGGGCAGCACCTTGCAATTCCCTCGCAAAGAGTCCTAACTATTCCGGCATTGATCTTGAAAAGATCATCCCTGGTCATTCCAGGCTTCCTTGGAACACCGGCAGGTATGATCACAAGGTCAATACCTGTGAGAGCATTGTCAAGCTGTGCCTGCCCCAAGAACCCGCGCACCTAAATTCCAAGGATAGCAGCTATGGTTAATTTGGAATGGACAAAATCCTTGAGCTATTCTAATCCTAACTCATATCCTCACCCTTCAATAATTACACACACGAGCAGTGTCAGAATTAGGACTAAACTTGAGCACTTTTCCATATGAGCAGCTTAGATGAGATCAAATTACACATGCACCTTAACAATTCATATCTAATCTAACCGTTGATATTAATTCATAACCTAAGCTTCATTTTCATTACAGGAGAATCACAACAGTTGAATAGAGGCATTCTTCAGCGACAAACATGTTCATCAAAAAAGGGATTGAAAATTAGAGTTGATGAAGTTTAAATTTACCACAGCGCCAGTGTCCATGTGACTAATATCAGCTGTCACACCGGGGGCATTGACGACATCATAGAGATGAAGAACTGAGACCAGTGGATTCATTTTCATGAGCATTGCAAGAGGTTGTCCAATGCCTCCAGCAGCACCCAAAATAGCCACTTTAAAACCAGGTGCTCCTCCTTTGGCTCTGCAATCAGCTCTTCTCACAGCAGAACTGCTGTCCTCCATCTTCGAATTTGCATCAAACATTTGACATGAAACAAATTATCACTATCAACTTAATCATAAAATATACTAACTGCTGCTTCATCAATGAATTCAAACAAGTATTTTTCATGAATATGGTAAGTTTAACAATCTAGCTTGGCACGATGAAAAACTCAAGGGAAAAGAAACCTGGAGATTTGAAGGGTAGAGATGAGCTGAGAGCCTTGCAATGCGTTGATTCACTTCCACGCTGGACGCCATTATCTCTTTCTTGTTTCAGACAAGGGAGAGTGTGAGGGTTTGGAGTGTAAAGGAATAACAAGTCACAAGCTTGTGCTACATGTAACGGATGATGAATAATAATGAAATAAATTCAAGATTTTCACgtagaaaaaaacaaagagataaTTGGAAAGAATGATGCATAAATTTTTCCAAATTTTTTATTTGTGTGGAAACTAAAAATTGTTATAAACTCTTATCCTATCCCATTTCAGAATGAGGTGGTTCTCACAATTTGAGCTAGGAACTTACATCTGTCTGAGTTTGATGCAGACTTGTTGGAATGGAGTGATGTGGTGACGTGGCATGGCTCCCCCAAAATATTGGACAATAGGACTGtgggtttttgtttgaatttttgaGTTTCACCCTTCTTAAGTATGAAGTTTCAAGATTAAACTCTTGGGTGTGGATATCATAACATACCTTTAAAGAAAATAGCAAGACCTTTATCAGCTCGGATCTTCAAGCACCCTTGAGGTGCACTGGCGACACCATCGATCTTGTTCAAGAGGTTTGCCAATTCGAGTTGGAGTGTAAAAGAAACAAACTAAACTCGAGTTTTGGGATGTACGTTCAACTCGTAAAACTTGTATTGGATTCTAATTGAATCATGTGATAGGATTGAGTTAGCTAGGCTTGAAAAATCCTTGCTCCGTGGGTCATAAGCTCAATTTATTTAACTTTGACATTCCCTATCCTGTGATAGGATTTAGTACTAactaataataatcatatgacATTTCCTATCAtgtaataataatcatatgacCATGCGACCCCGCTTTGATTGGGTTCTAAATCTcattatttaaaatatatatatatatatatatatatatatatatatatatatatatagattttatccagagcgaggcatcgctttgaaatttcagagtgaggttagggtttagggacaCTTTTTtgtcacatatccacatctcgaccgttcagtctttaggtactaatgtatagatcatctatgcaaaatttcagctaaattgatgatctttaaggtatataactcacttaaaccagtgGACGAATTGAATATGTtcaacctaaaccgtactagctttaaggcagttatcaatgccttaacgaccatcaatttggttgaaattttgcagagatgatctatacattagtagctaaaaactgaacggtcgagatgtggaaatgcgaccgaaaagtgactctaaaccctaacctcgctctgaaatttcagagcgagacatcgctctggataggatctgtatatatatatatatatatatatatatatatatatatatattgaaatccTTAGATTCTATCTATTTGATGACTTGATTACAAACGAAGATTTACTAGAATTACACTAAAAAATGGTCTACTTGACAGCCATCAAAAATTCAAATCAATAGCTCCTGAAAATTCGGAGCTCCGTATACCGAAATCTAGCCTTTCGTGCAGCAGAGCAGCGGGGTCGGGTTCGATCCTGCCTGCAAGAGGACGTCTTGCGGCGTCGTTCTCGTCTGGTACGTGGACAGCGGCGAGGATTTTGATCTGGTGCTAGGTTTGAAAGCAAGGGTGACGTGAGGTCTGGTTTGCGACGTAGGTTGTTGTAATCGGAGGGTATCGAGTTGTAGGACGACGGTGCGTGAGGCAGCGGCAACCTGGTTTTTCTGTGGAGGCGTGAGTGCTTGTCGGGTCTTCGCCGGAGGCTTTGTTAGGATCTCCTCTTCCTTCGATTGCAGGTGAACCCAATCCAAGGAGGTCTCTTTCCGGCAATCTTGATGGGGGAAGGCCGTGGACGGCCACCGGAGCATTGATGGGCGGAGGCCGCCTCTTCTGCAAGGTCAGAACAGGTCGATCTGGGGGTGGGAGACGAAGGGTTTGGGTAGtgggcttttgggcctctaTCGATCTGGGCTGCAGATGCAGGCTGGTGAACTAGGCCTAGTTGGTTCAGTTCCCCTTTCCCCCAACACTTGGGTTGGGCttggttttgagatttctgggaGGTGGCCTATCCTGCTCTTTACCCTGTATTGTTCCTCGAATGTTGCTGTGGCTGTGTTGAGGGTTGCGATGTACACCATgaaggtcttaggcgtcaagatgttcAATCCAGTGGTTCCATTTTAGGGGTGTGTAGGGTTAGggagttttttaatttttgcattttgtttctgcagttcctttaggattttagttttttttggaGTTTCGATCAGCTTTGGATTTTAGTCCTTTTATGCGAGCATTGatttgtaatatgaggggtctTTGGACCTCTCAAGTTTGACCAAGTGAGGTCGTATGATTTTAATATCAATGGATCagtcttccgttgccctaaaaaaaaaaagatttactAGAATTACAAGCATCGACCTGTAAGGAGAACATGAATAAGCTTCCATTTATGTTATTTACAGCTTGCAAAATCTAACCACTTTACCTAGTTCAACTACAGCTTGAGTAATGGATCACATTAAGAGTATAGGCGACCATCTCATACCACTTTTAATTGGAATAGCTAAATAGATCAACATCAAATTTTGGGTCATTTATAAAACAATGACTAAAATCTAGTCACCTAAGGGTCGGTGGGATACTAGATGGTGAAAGCTCCTTTCATTATATTGTAGTAAAGCTCCATATTCAGCTTTGATAAACAGGGTGAGGGATATGCTTGGCGTCTTACTGGTCGGTAACCAGGGTAGGTCCTAACATTTTGAAGGCCTAGCGAACAATTACAATATAATCTCATACAAAATTGGCAGCTAAATAAACCATATGTGATTTGAACCTAGGTGGTTCCAAAATCCATATAAAGTTGTAACCGCTTAACCAAACTATACGTACCTTTATTAACTTAAGGCTCATATATGAAGTGATTCAGGTatataaaattaaaatggaTAAGATGCCCGCCAGAGACTATTGGCCTGATTCGGCTGCCTCAACGTGCAACCCTCAGGGCCGACCCTGTTGGTAGCACAAATGACAGGAGGTGCACACTAAGTAAGTTTATTAACTTTTAGTGGGAGTTGCTAAATAGATTAATATAAAATTTCGGGTCACTTGTAATTTATAAAGCAATGACTAAAATCTAGtcacttagagcaagttcacccgttgggtcaccggatcacctactattcactgctttttagtgtatattttcattctctgggtcacgaaatacactgtgctcgtgacccagggcacgaaatacactgtgcaggtcaccatggtgacccagaacactgtaccggGTGACCCAAGGACCGGGTGACCCaaggcacgaaatacactgtgctcgtgacccagggcacgaaattaacactaaaaagtagtgaatagtgggtgacctggtgacccaacgggtgaacttgcccttaAGGTTCGGGCGGAAAAGAGGGTAAAACGTAGGCTTGGCAGTGAAAGCTCATTTCATTCTCTATCTTTGGCTTTGGTAAAGAGGGTAGGCTTGGTGTCTTACTGGTCGGCAGCATAAATGGCAGGAGGTGGTGAAAGGGCTCAATAACACCGATATGAactgttggttttttttttttttatcagataaacaactcaaatgctacaactagtttttcgtgagttcgactcacaaacTCCCATTTATGAAggggagactatgccactaaaccaaatggtactgggcaactgttggtttttttttttttgaggtctAAATATGTACTATTGGTTAAACAAAACCATTTATTTTTACTTATTTAGAAATTTATGGTGTTTGAGTAAAGCAtgacagaagaaaaaaagactTTGTTTCTCCAATAATTTTATTAACAGTTAGTTCAAGTCGTGAGCAAGATTAAGAAACTAACTTAGTGCAACTAGTGCAACTTGAGATAAGAAATTAAAACTGAAAAGGAGAATGCATTCCATATATGTTCCTATTAAATAAATATTCAAATaggtattcaattttcatttagGTTTTTATATTGATCAATCATCTTTGGTCATCCTGTAGAAATATGGATCGACCTCctacttaccaaaaaaaaaaaaaaacaaacgtATTTATGCCACTAAATTAAATGATTATGACCAATATgaaaaaaataacaaatgaCCACTCAATGGGGGCAGTCTACAATGGTGTACGCCTCCTTCTTTATCTAATCATTTGACGCTTTCTAGTTCGCACTGAATCCATGGTTGGTCATTGAAAATCTATTATTATTTGCTGGAAACTTTGGGGCCAAAGAAAGTATTTCTTTTATTAAAGTAAATATTCTATATTATAATTGGAGGAGTAATCATGCATTATATACTTTTGTTTCGAAAGCTAAT is a genomic window containing:
- the LOC133736211 gene encoding malate dehydrogenase, glyoxysomal — encoded protein: MASSVEVNQRIARLSAHLYPSNLQMEDSSSAVRRADCRAKGGAPGFKVAILGAAGGIGQPLAMLMKMNPLVSVLHLYDVVNAPGVTADISHMDTGAVVRGFLGQAQLDNALTGIDLVIIPAGVPRKPGMTRDDLFKINAGIVRTLCEGIARCCPRAIVNLISNPVNSTVPIAAEVFKKAGTYDPKRLLGVTMLDVVRANTFVAEVLGLDPREVDVPVVGGHSGVTILPLLSQVKPPCSFTREETEYLTDRIQNGGTEVVEAKAGAGSATLSMAYAAVKFADACLRGLRGDAGVVECSFVASQVTELPFFATKVRLGRNGAEEVYQLGPLNEYERVGLEKAKKELAGSIEKGVSFIRK